The Kitasatospora paranensis genome has a window encoding:
- a CDS encoding winged helix-turn-helix domain-containing protein: protein MATARDLPHPEPEDLRLTQVLFALSDPARLSIVQGLVHGPQEVAACQPAGGDLPKSTLSHHIKTLREAGVIRSTPHGRQRLLELRRGDLDARFPGLLTAVLTTPDAATPDAAAPDAAAPGDVAP from the coding sequence ATGGCGACCGCACGCGACCTCCCCCACCCCGAGCCCGAGGACCTCCGGCTCACCCAGGTGCTCTTCGCACTCAGCGACCCCGCACGCCTGTCGATCGTGCAGGGCCTGGTGCACGGCCCCCAGGAGGTGGCCGCCTGCCAGCCCGCCGGCGGCGACCTGCCGAAGTCCACGCTGTCCCATCACATCAAGACGCTGCGCGAGGCCGGCGTCATCCGCAGCACCCCGCACGGCCGCCAGCGGCTGCTGGAGCTGCGCCGCGGCGACCTGGACGCCCGGTTCCCCGGCCTGCTCACCGCCGTCCTGACCACGCCCGACGCCGCCACGCCCGACGCCGCCGCGCCCGATGCCGCCGCGCCCGGGGATGTCGCGCCCTGA
- a CDS encoding PadR family transcriptional regulator: MSVPLTLLGLLEREPSHGYDLKRDYDSLFGRGKPLPYGQVYATLGRLARDGKVVAADAEPGDGPDRKRYVITDAGVTEFETWLTEPIAPEPSLQTVLFTKVVLALMLGRDAERYLDTQRAAHLQRMRELTELKRTGALVDALLADHGLFHLEADLRWIDLTAARLDALAAAVRP; encoded by the coding sequence ATGAGTGTTCCTCTGACGCTTCTCGGGCTGCTGGAGCGAGAGCCCAGCCACGGCTACGACCTCAAGCGCGACTACGACTCCCTGTTCGGGCGCGGCAAGCCGCTGCCGTACGGGCAGGTCTACGCCACCCTCGGCAGACTGGCGCGGGACGGCAAGGTGGTGGCCGCCGACGCCGAGCCCGGAGACGGCCCGGACCGCAAGCGGTACGTCATCACCGATGCCGGGGTGACGGAGTTCGAGACCTGGCTCACCGAGCCGATCGCCCCCGAGCCCAGCCTGCAGACCGTCCTGTTCACCAAGGTGGTGCTGGCCCTCATGCTCGGCCGCGACGCCGAGCGGTACCTCGACACCCAGCGCGCCGCCCACCTGCAGCGGATGCGCGAACTCACCGAGCTCAAGCGGACGGGCGCGCTGGTCGACGCCCTGCTCGCCGACCACGGGCTCTTCCACCTGGAGGCGGACCTGCGATGGATCGACCTGACCGCGGCACGGCTGGACGCGCTCGCAGCGGCGGTGCGCCCGTGA
- a CDS encoding VOC family protein, protein MALQMSHIVVDCRDPEHLAAFWSEVLGVGVALRWKQYVILDAPDGGGPALAFQQVTEVKQGKNRVHVDFTVTDLGEVTERLSGLGARVTGETTEDGVTARVLADPEGNEFCLVRLG, encoded by the coding sequence ATGGCCCTGCAGATGTCCCACATCGTCGTCGACTGCCGCGACCCCGAGCACCTCGCCGCCTTCTGGTCCGAGGTGCTCGGCGTCGGGGTGGCCCTGCGCTGGAAGCAGTACGTGATCCTGGACGCGCCGGACGGCGGCGGGCCTGCGCTGGCCTTCCAGCAGGTCACCGAGGTGAAGCAGGGCAAGAACCGGGTGCACGTGGACTTCACGGTGACCGACCTGGGCGAGGTGACGGAGCGTCTGTCCGGTCTCGGGGCGCGGGTCACCGGGGAGACCACGGAGGACGGCGTCACCGCCCGGGTGCTCGCCGACCCCGAGGGCAACGAGTTCTGCCTCGTCCGGCTCGGCTGA
- a CDS encoding DUF3224 domain-containing protein: MSGHEARGAFRVDGWEPEVLDERPGAALAKVRLTKTFDGPLAGTSEVHMLSAADGAGQPAAYVAFERFIGALDGRKGSFVLQHCAPGSRGERLVVRVVPGTGTEELTGITGSLDIRIDDAGGHTYVLAYDLGPAAD; this comes from the coding sequence ATGAGCGGGCACGAGGCGAGGGGCGCGTTCCGGGTGGACGGCTGGGAGCCCGAGGTGCTGGACGAGCGCCCCGGGGCCGCGCTGGCCAAGGTGCGGCTGACCAAGACCTTCGACGGGCCGCTGGCCGGCACCAGCGAGGTGCACATGCTCAGTGCGGCGGACGGTGCCGGCCAGCCGGCGGCGTACGTCGCGTTCGAGCGGTTCATCGGGGCGCTGGACGGCCGCAAGGGTTCGTTCGTCCTCCAGCACTGCGCTCCCGGCAGCCGCGGCGAGCGGCTGGTGGTCCGCGTGGTGCCGGGCACCGGCACGGAGGAGCTGACCGGGATCACCGGATCCCTGGACATCCGGATCGACGACGCGGGCGGTCACACCTACGTCCTCGCGTACGACCTGGGCCCCGCGGCGGACTGA
- a CDS encoding ABC transporter permease, with amino-acid sequence MQYGNLLDDPPMTAGVPDQVLAGLRAVPGLRGLAVVHANPARIGAGQDKRPWAPGLVLCSDLAQIPLVGHCAAGASVAAVPMYEFLNLQSESTAEWPSAPISAQDVARLPVQMLFTTTDGSTAAMERTRTALTTAYPDFQSRTVGDWGSDQQRQLAGWRQLADVVLLTTLPIAGCSLAVSVVAGLSDRRRPFAMLRLTGAPLGLLRRVVGLESALPLLTVAVVATGTGFLAAHLFLKSQMHYSLVSPGAVYFALVALGLVASLGIIASTLPLLRRITGPEAARNG; translated from the coding sequence GTGCAGTACGGCAACCTGCTCGACGACCCGCCGATGACCGCCGGCGTGCCGGACCAGGTCCTGGCCGGCCTGCGCGCCGTGCCCGGCCTGCGCGGCCTGGCGGTGGTCCACGCCAACCCCGCCCGGATCGGGGCCGGCCAGGACAAGCGGCCCTGGGCCCCCGGCCTGGTGCTCTGCTCCGACCTGGCCCAGATCCCGCTGGTCGGGCACTGCGCGGCGGGTGCGAGCGTCGCGGCCGTCCCGATGTACGAGTTCCTCAACCTGCAGTCGGAGTCGACGGCGGAGTGGCCGTCCGCGCCGATCTCGGCGCAGGACGTCGCACGGCTCCCCGTCCAGATGCTCTTCACCACCACCGACGGCTCGACCGCCGCCATGGAGCGGACCAGGACGGCGCTGACCACCGCCTACCCGGACTTCCAGTCCCGGACGGTCGGCGACTGGGGCAGCGACCAGCAGCGACAGCTCGCCGGCTGGCGGCAACTGGCCGATGTCGTCCTGCTCACCACCCTGCCGATCGCCGGGTGCAGCCTCGCGGTGAGCGTCGTCGCCGGACTGTCCGACCGCCGACGGCCGTTCGCGATGCTGCGGCTCACCGGGGCGCCGCTCGGGCTGCTGCGCCGCGTGGTCGGCCTGGAGAGCGCCCTGCCGCTGCTCACGGTGGCGGTCGTCGCGACCGGCACGGGCTTCCTGGCCGCCCATCTGTTCCTGAAGTCGCAGATGCACTACAGCCTGGTCTCCCCGGGCGCGGTCTACTTCGCCCTGGTCGCCCTCGGGCTGGTGGCCTCGCTCGGGATCATCGCCTCGACACTGCCCCTGCTGCGGCGGATCACCGGCCCCGAGGCGGCCCGCAACGGCTGA
- a CDS encoding FtsX-like permease family protein, with product MSQCQDCLTDGVHNDAMTLILSVVAGALIFPVLIFIGTATRLSAARREQRFAALRLVGATPRQVAVIAAVESTLAAVAGTAVGFALYLALRPAVATVPFTGERFFTGDLTLRPAQILAVALGVPVAAAVAARLALRRVSVSPLGVSRRVTPAPPRALRLLPLVAGLAELGWFVGRRPHTTTGQTEAYLTGFLLVMTGLVVAGPWITLVAARAVARRTSRPAALIAVRRLADDPKAGFRSVSGLVLALFVTSATVGIIGTINVNRGSLSGDPLTRQPCSTATCSTTRR from the coding sequence GTGTCCCAGTGCCAGGACTGCCTGACCGACGGCGTCCACAACGACGCCATGACCCTGATCCTGTCCGTCGTCGCCGGTGCGCTGATCTTCCCGGTGCTCATCTTCATCGGCACCGCGACCCGGCTCTCCGCGGCCCGGCGCGAACAGCGGTTCGCGGCCCTGCGGCTGGTCGGGGCGACGCCCCGGCAGGTCGCGGTGATCGCCGCGGTGGAGTCGACCCTGGCGGCCGTCGCGGGCACGGCCGTCGGATTCGCCCTCTACCTGGCCCTGCGGCCGGCCGTGGCGACCGTCCCGTTCACCGGCGAGCGCTTCTTCACCGGCGACCTGACCCTCCGGCCCGCACAGATCCTCGCGGTCGCTCTCGGGGTGCCGGTGGCGGCCGCCGTCGCGGCCCGGCTCGCACTGCGCCGGGTCTCCGTCTCGCCGCTCGGCGTCAGCCGGCGGGTGACGCCCGCCCCGCCACGGGCCCTGCGCCTGCTGCCGCTGGTCGCCGGGCTGGCGGAACTCGGCTGGTTCGTGGGTCGGCGGCCCCACACCACCACAGGGCAGACCGAGGCCTACCTGACCGGCTTCCTGCTGGTCATGACCGGCCTGGTGGTGGCGGGCCCCTGGATCACGCTGGTCGCCGCCCGGGCCGTCGCACGACGCACCAGCCGCCCGGCCGCACTGATCGCCGTCCGCCGGCTCGCGGACGACCCGAAGGCCGGCTTCCGGTCCGTCAGCGGCCTGGTGCTGGCGCTGTTCGTCACCAGCGCCACTGTCGGCATCATCGGCACGATCAACGTCAACCGCGGGTCGCTCTCCGGCGACCCGCTGACCCGGCAGCCGTGCAGTACGGCAACCTGCTCGACGACCCGCCGATGA
- a CDS encoding AAA family ATPase, translated as MRWPFIGRRAELERIGDAAADARCHAVLVCGRSGTGKSRLVEEYLDLARSQGRQAAHLTASRTAAAVPLSALAPLLPAPAGPAAAPNTHPQDLLAAVRARTADRAGDGRFVLGVDDLHLLDPASLALLTALCAAPEVLLVASVRDREALPDALAAWWRAGRAVRIDLAELERPAMDTLLHLALGGPIAAPAGQALWAASRGNLLYLRELVLRGLADGALARSGGVWCLTARLSAGDGVAGLVRERLDALTADQRDVLERLALCEPLGVDELLADTTEPLLTALEEGGLITVRPDGRRLEVRLSHPVHGDVLKDGMPRLRVRSLLLDQVARVEARGARRSGDALRLAGWRLDATGTADRALLLRAARLAHHAHDIDRMHDLARAALRQGPDPQAVLLLGIALGELGRADEAVEVLSGAADDVAGDELEALAVTLALNCFYGSAGPAAARAVLERAGARGGEDVRTALTAFEAILLCLAGRPAEAAEVLGAGAGQHRDGAGAPAEPAVPTRRDVLVMAARFRILLAAGRIVAAADLGRLVFEVHRQVPERIGLSHPAGRLSELAGALLELGAFDRARETALEGQGLALREGVVSLASWFPLQLGRIALAQGRPGAAAVHFRESLAQARAFAVAAAQTAALAGLVLCAAACGQGDPEAAAALLALAGPSPAGPESVRALAWADAVAGRPEAARRRLRTAAVNAREAGDRTAALGLCHDLARLGGAADAAALLPRGGPDGPPDGSPVGPPSADGLPDGLLAGLPDGPYAAARIAHIRALAEGTAARLAEAAEALGEVGADLAAAEAWVAAAERHRRDGAQRAAAHALARADGLRARCEGAATPGLVVAADTRSPLTAREREIAWLAAQGATSRGIAEGLHLSVRTVDNHLQNIYGKLGVSGRTRLAAALGHPDTQDGSGERP; from the coding sequence GTGCGGTGGCCGTTCATCGGACGCCGCGCCGAACTGGAACGGATCGGCGACGCCGCGGCCGACGCGCGCTGTCACGCCGTGCTGGTCTGCGGGCGCTCCGGCACCGGCAAGAGCCGGCTGGTCGAGGAGTACCTCGACCTCGCCCGCTCCCAAGGACGGCAGGCCGCCCACCTGACGGCGAGCCGGACGGCCGCCGCCGTCCCGCTCTCCGCGCTGGCGCCGCTGCTGCCCGCCCCGGCCGGGCCCGCGGCCGCCCCCAACACCCACCCGCAGGACCTGCTGGCGGCCGTCCGGGCCCGCACCGCCGACCGGGCCGGTGACGGGCGGTTCGTCCTCGGGGTCGACGACCTGCACCTGCTCGACCCGGCCTCGCTGGCCCTGCTCACGGCGCTGTGCGCCGCGCCGGAGGTCCTGCTGGTGGCGAGCGTCCGGGACCGGGAGGCCCTGCCCGACGCCCTCGCCGCCTGGTGGCGGGCCGGCCGCGCCGTACGGATCGACCTGGCGGAGCTCGAACGGCCCGCCATGGACACCCTGTTGCACCTGGCGCTGGGCGGCCCGATCGCCGCCCCCGCCGGCCAGGCCCTGTGGGCGGCCAGCCGGGGCAACCTGCTCTATCTGCGCGAACTGGTGCTGCGCGGGCTGGCGGACGGCGCCCTCGCCCGGAGCGGCGGCGTCTGGTGCCTCACCGCCCGGCTCAGCGCCGGGGACGGCGTCGCCGGTCTCGTCCGGGAGCGGCTCGACGCGCTCACCGCGGACCAGCGCGACGTCCTCGAACGCCTCGCGCTGTGCGAACCGCTGGGGGTGGACGAACTCCTCGCCGACACCACCGAACCGCTGCTGACCGCACTGGAGGAGGGCGGCCTGATCACCGTCCGGCCCGACGGACGGCGACTCGAGGTCCGGCTCTCCCATCCCGTCCACGGCGATGTCCTCAAGGACGGCATGCCGCGCCTGCGGGTCCGGTCGCTGCTGCTCGACCAGGTCGCCAGGGTCGAGGCCCGCGGCGCCCGCCGGAGCGGGGACGCGCTGCGCCTGGCCGGCTGGCGGCTCGACGCGACCGGCACCGCCGACCGGGCGCTGCTGCTGCGCGCGGCCCGGCTCGCCCACCACGCGCACGACATCGACCGGATGCACGACCTCGCCCGGGCCGCCCTGCGGCAGGGCCCGGACCCGCAGGCCGTGCTGCTGCTGGGCATCGCGCTGGGCGAGCTCGGCAGGGCCGACGAGGCGGTCGAGGTGCTGAGCGGCGCGGCGGACGACGTGGCGGGGGACGAACTGGAGGCGCTCGCCGTCACCCTGGCCCTCAACTGCTTCTACGGATCGGCGGGCCCTGCGGCGGCCCGGGCTGTGCTGGAGCGGGCCGGGGCGCGGGGCGGTGAGGACGTCCGCACGGCCCTGACGGCGTTCGAGGCCATCCTGCTCTGTCTCGCGGGCCGGCCCGCCGAAGCCGCCGAGGTGCTCGGCGCCGGCGCCGGGCAGCACCGCGACGGGGCCGGCGCCCCGGCGGAGCCCGCGGTGCCGACCCGGCGCGACGTGCTGGTGATGGCGGCGCGGTTCCGGATCCTGCTCGCCGCCGGCCGGATCGTCGCCGCGGCCGACCTCGGCCGGCTTGTCTTCGAGGTCCACCGGCAGGTGCCGGAGCGGATCGGACTGTCCCACCCGGCCGGTCGCCTCAGCGAGTTGGCCGGTGCGCTGCTGGAACTCGGCGCCTTCGACCGGGCCCGGGAGACCGCGCTGGAGGGCCAGGGCCTGGCCCTGCGGGAGGGTGTCGTCTCGCTCGCCTCCTGGTTCCCGCTGCAGCTCGGACGGATCGCGCTGGCCCAGGGCCGGCCCGGGGCGGCGGCCGTGCACTTCCGCGAGTCGCTGGCCCAGGCCCGGGCCTTCGCCGTCGCGGCCGCGCAGACCGCGGCGCTCGCCGGCCTCGTCCTCTGCGCGGCCGCCTGCGGGCAGGGCGATCCCGAGGCGGCCGCGGCCCTCCTCGCGCTGGCCGGTCCGAGCCCGGCCGGGCCGGAATCCGTGCGGGCGCTGGCCTGGGCGGACGCCGTCGCGGGCCGCCCGGAGGCGGCCCGGCGCAGGCTGCGGACGGCAGCCGTCAACGCCCGGGAGGCCGGCGACCGCACCGCCGCCCTCGGACTCTGCCACGACCTGGCCCGGCTGGGCGGCGCGGCCGACGCCGCCGCACTGCTGCCCCGGGGTGGCCCGGACGGGCCACCTGACGGCTCCCCGGTCGGCCCTCCGTCCGCCGATGGACTGCCGGACGGGCTGCTGGCGGGGCTGCCGGACGGGCCGTACGCGGCCGCGCGGATCGCGCACATCCGGGCCCTCGCCGAGGGGACGGCCGCCCGGCTGGCCGAGGCCGCCGAGGCACTGGGCGAGGTGGGCGCCGATCTCGCGGCCGCCGAGGCCTGGGTGGCCGCCGCCGAACGGCACCGCCGCGACGGCGCGCAGCGCGCCGCCGCGCACGCGCTGGCCCGGGCGGACGGCCTGCGGGCACGGTGCGAGGGTGCGGCCACCCCCGGCCTGGTGGTGGCCGCGGACACCCGTTCGCCGTTGACCGCGCGCGAGCGCGAGATCGCCTGGCTGGCCGCCCAGGGCGCCACCAGCCGAGGGATCGCCGAAGGCCTCCACCTGTCCGTGCGGACGGTCGACAACCACCTCCAGAACATCTACGGGAAGCTCGGCGTGAGCGGGCGCACCCGGCTGGCCGCCGCCCTCGGCCACCCCGACACCCAGGACGGATCAGGAGAGCGACCGTGA
- a CDS encoding DUF389 domain-containing protein produces the protein MEMIHVRLVVPPELAEETVRALAADRFVFNLVVLPGAARNPDGDAVTCDVLTGAANDTLGRLRALAVERHGSIVVEPVEMALSDTAAAAESHRLGALAHAPVWEEVEARIRAEGSYRPSFYLYLVVAGLIGSVGILTNSQILIVAAMVVGPEYGAITSVALGLERHSRGRVRRGLVALAVGFTLAIVATFLFTLLVRALDLQPPAFERGLRPVSDLIDAPDFFSVVVAVLAGIIGIVSLTEARTSALLGVFISVTTIPAAADVGVSCAFASFHEAGGSLLQLLLNIVVLVAMGVVTLKVQRAVWRGIGRRIRPARGV, from the coding sequence ATGGAGATGATCCACGTACGGCTGGTCGTCCCGCCGGAGCTGGCCGAGGAGACCGTCCGTGCGCTGGCGGCCGACCGGTTCGTCTTCAACCTGGTGGTGCTGCCGGGCGCCGCGCGCAACCCGGACGGCGACGCGGTCACCTGCGACGTTCTCACCGGGGCGGCCAACGACACCCTGGGCCGGCTGCGCGCGCTGGCGGTGGAGCGGCACGGCTCGATCGTCGTCGAACCCGTCGAGATGGCGCTGTCCGACACCGCGGCCGCGGCCGAGTCGCACCGCCTCGGTGCGCTGGCGCACGCCCCGGTCTGGGAGGAGGTCGAGGCCCGGATCCGGGCCGAGGGCAGCTACCGGCCGAGCTTCTACCTCTATCTGGTCGTCGCCGGACTCATCGGCTCGGTGGGGATCCTCACCAACTCGCAGATCCTGATCGTGGCGGCGATGGTGGTCGGGCCGGAGTACGGCGCGATCACGAGTGTCGCTCTGGGCCTCGAACGGCACAGCCGGGGTCGGGTCCGGCGGGGTCTCGTCGCCCTCGCCGTCGGATTCACCCTGGCGATCGTCGCCACCTTCCTGTTCACCCTGCTCGTCCGGGCGCTCGACCTCCAGCCACCGGCCTTCGAACGGGGCCTGCGTCCGGTCTCCGACCTGATCGACGCGCCCGACTTCTTCTCGGTCGTCGTCGCCGTGCTGGCCGGCATCATCGGGATCGTGTCCCTGACCGAGGCGCGGACGAGCGCGCTGCTCGGGGTGTTCATCTCCGTCACCACCATTCCGGCCGCGGCGGACGTCGGGGTCTCCTGCGCGTTCGCGAGCTTCCACGAGGCCGGCGGCTCCCTGCTCCAACTGCTCCTCAACATCGTGGTGCTGGTCGCGATGGGGGTGGTCACCCTCAAGGTCCAGCGGGCGGTCTGGCGCGGCATCGGCCGGCGGATCCGGCCCGCCCGAGGCGTCTGA
- a CDS encoding transglycosylase family protein, translated as MTFRDETTAATTATPTKRSKRVRMALMGGALAVLPVAGLVTATTASAAPVSTWDKVAQCESTGNWAVNSGNGFYGGLQFTAKTWGAFGGHAYAANAHQATKAQQIAVAEKVLAAQGPGAWPVCSVKAGLTR; from the coding sequence ATGACCTTCCGTGACGAGACCACCGCTGCCACCACCGCCACCCCGACCAAGCGCAGCAAGCGCGTCCGGATGGCACTGATGGGCGGCGCGCTGGCCGTCCTCCCGGTGGCCGGCCTCGTCACGGCCACGACCGCCTCCGCCGCCCCGGTCTCCACCTGGGACAAGGTCGCCCAGTGCGAGTCCACCGGCAACTGGGCCGTCAACTCCGGCAACGGCTTCTACGGCGGCCTGCAGTTCACCGCCAAGACCTGGGGCGCCTTCGGCGGCCACGCCTACGCCGCCAACGCCCACCAGGCCACCAAGGCCCAGCAGATCGCCGTCGCCGAGAAGGTCCTCGCCGCCCAGGGCCCCGGCGCCTGGCCCGTCTGCTCCGTCAAGGCCGGCCTCACCCGCTGA
- a CDS encoding fic family toxin-antitoxin system, toxin component, translating to MILHIDRAWLLDIAHQFLPGDPDITDYGSLAAAVARHADAVMDVPVYGAPHQRAAALMHQLVRVPALDFGNEHFAAVVAASYLAASGEIVTAEPKAAVELARRIADEALDVRSTATALRGWHR from the coding sequence GTGATCCTCCACATCGACCGGGCCTGGCTGCTGGACATCGCCCACCAGTTCCTGCCCGGCGACCCCGACATCACCGACTACGGGTCGCTGGCCGCGGCCGTCGCCCGGCACGCCGACGCGGTGATGGACGTCCCCGTGTACGGCGCACCGCACCAGCGTGCGGCCGCCCTGATGCACCAGCTCGTCCGGGTGCCCGCGCTGGACTTCGGCAACGAGCACTTCGCCGCGGTCGTCGCCGCCTCCTACCTGGCCGCCAGCGGCGAGATCGTCACCGCCGAACCGAAGGCCGCCGTCGAACTCGCCCGCCGGATCGCCGACGAGGCCCTGGACGTACGCTCCACAGCCACCGCACTGCGCGGCTGGCACCGCTGA
- a CDS encoding globin domain-containing protein — translation MTPEQIELVNASLARLRGRLPEVADAFYRGLFTEHPEVRPLFTGDQARLRVKFADELDAIVQAIPDFEGFLGRTRSLGARHAEYRVRAEHYGHVRTALLAALADASGAGGWTAETAAAWRLAYDMTAEAMMLGAAGAPGRAAAPGRPAAG, via the coding sequence GTGACACCCGAGCAGATCGAACTGGTCAACGCCTCGCTGGCCCGCCTGCGGGGCCGGCTGCCGGAGGTCGCCGACGCCTTCTACCGCGGCCTGTTCACCGAACACCCGGAAGTCCGGCCGTTGTTCACCGGCGACCAGGCGCGGCTGCGGGTGAAGTTCGCCGACGAGCTGGACGCGATCGTCCAGGCCATCCCCGACTTCGAGGGCTTCCTCGGCCGCACCAGGTCGCTGGGCGCCCGGCACGCCGAGTACCGGGTCAGGGCCGAGCACTACGGCCACGTCCGTACGGCCCTGCTCGCGGCGCTGGCCGACGCGTCCGGCGCCGGGGGCTGGACGGCCGAGACCGCCGCGGCCTGGCGTCTCGCCTACGACATGACGGCCGAGGCGATGATGCTCGGAGCGGCCGGGGCTCCCGGCCGTGCCGCGGCCCCCGGCCGACCCGCCGCCGGCTGA
- a CDS encoding S24 family peptidase codes for MGALDAVAGRVAAGATVCFRPTGSSMVPLIRSRQPVVVAPVDASRLEVGDIVLARVAGAVYLHRVSSVDHARRRVQISNNRGRVNGWTGHDRVFGICVEVDGVARPGAAARTATA; via the coding sequence ATGGGTGCACTGGATGCCGTTGCCGGCCGGGTCGCCGCCGGAGCCACGGTGTGCTTCCGGCCCACCGGGTCGTCGATGGTCCCGCTGATCCGCAGTCGGCAGCCGGTGGTCGTCGCGCCCGTCGACGCGTCGAGGCTGGAGGTCGGCGACATCGTGCTCGCCCGGGTCGCCGGGGCGGTGTACCTGCACCGGGTGTCGTCCGTCGATCATGCGCGGCGGCGCGTCCAGATCAGCAACAACCGCGGCCGGGTGAACGGCTGGACGGGCCACGACCGGGTCTTCGGGATCTGCGTCGAGGTGGACGGTGTCGCCCGGCCCGGCGCGGCGGCGAGGACCGCCACGGCGTGA
- a CDS encoding VOC family protein, with product MADRPAVRELRLVVTAADYEAALHFYRDVLGLPERAAFSSPDGRVTILEAGRATLEPADPGHADFIDAVEVGHRVAGPFRVAFEVDDSAAATARLAEAGAEVVAPPTRTPWNSLNSRLEGPAGVQLTLFQELGDA from the coding sequence GTGGCCGACCGACCCGCCGTCAGGGAACTCCGACTCGTCGTCACCGCGGCCGACTACGAGGCCGCCCTGCACTTCTACCGGGACGTCCTCGGGCTGCCCGAGCGTGCGGCCTTCTCCTCGCCGGACGGCCGGGTCACCATCCTGGAGGCCGGCCGCGCCACGCTGGAGCCGGCCGATCCGGGCCACGCCGACTTCATCGACGCGGTGGAGGTCGGCCACCGGGTGGCCGGGCCGTTCCGGGTGGCCTTCGAGGTGGACGACTCCGCGGCCGCCACGGCGCGGCTCGCCGAGGCGGGCGCCGAGGTGGTCGCGCCCCCGACCAGGACGCCGTGGAACTCGCTCAACTCCCGCCTGGAGGGCCCGGCCGGGGTGCAGCTCACACTGTTCCAGGAGCTCGGCGACGCGTGA
- a CDS encoding MFS transporter, with amino-acid sequence MAAALFALMAAAGAPSPLYVLYQQRWHFSAPVLTLVFAVYALALLVALLTVGALSGHVGRRPVLLASLVGEVLAMGVFLSAHGVGLLLAARTVQGLATGAATGAISAALVDLQPSPGSRHGSLVNSIAPTAGLAAGALGAGALAQYASSPTVLVFALLLVVFLALTAALAFLPETVTRRPGALASLRPRISVPAEARPQFRAAVPALVATWATGGLYLSLGGSLAAGVLHIGNHLIGGLTVAVLTGAGAAASLPGSRRAARSVLTVGALVLATGTALTLVALNTGSPGLFFAATAVAGAGFGSTFGGAFRSLAPLVGAERRAELFAAMYTVSYLAFSLPAVVAGALVPVLGLRTTADGYGAAVILLAVAAAGTALWRRAPATAGRPTG; translated from the coding sequence ATGGCAGCGGCCCTCTTCGCGCTGATGGCCGCGGCCGGCGCGCCGTCCCCGCTGTACGTGCTCTACCAGCAGCGCTGGCACTTCTCGGCGCCCGTGCTCACCCTGGTGTTCGCGGTCTACGCCCTCGCCCTGCTGGTGGCCCTGCTCACCGTGGGGGCACTCTCCGGCCACGTGGGGCGGCGGCCCGTGCTGCTGGCCTCCCTGGTGGGCGAGGTCCTGGCGATGGGCGTCTTCCTCTCCGCCCACGGCGTCGGCCTGCTGCTGGCCGCGCGGACCGTCCAGGGCCTGGCCACCGGCGCCGCGACCGGCGCCATCAGCGCCGCCCTGGTCGACCTTCAGCCCTCGCCCGGCTCCCGGCACGGCTCCCTCGTCAACAGCATCGCGCCCACCGCCGGGCTCGCCGCCGGCGCCCTGGGCGCGGGCGCCCTCGCCCAGTACGCGTCCTCGCCGACCGTCCTGGTCTTCGCGCTGCTCCTGGTGGTGTTCCTCGCCCTCACCGCCGCCCTCGCCTTCCTGCCGGAGACCGTCACGCGCCGCCCGGGCGCCCTCGCCTCGCTGCGCCCGCGGATCTCCGTCCCCGCCGAGGCGCGGCCGCAGTTCCGCGCCGCCGTGCCGGCCCTGGTCGCCACCTGGGCCACCGGCGGCCTGTACCTCTCGCTCGGCGGCTCGCTGGCCGCGGGCGTACTGCACATCGGCAACCACCTGATCGGCGGGCTCACCGTGGCGGTGCTCACCGGCGCGGGCGCGGCGGCCTCCCTGCCGGGCAGCCGCCGGGCGGCCCGGTCCGTCCTGACGGTCGGCGCCCTCGTCCTCGCCACCGGCACCGCACTGACCCTCGTCGCCCTGAACACCGGCAGCCCGGGCCTGTTCTTCGCGGCCACCGCAGTGGCCGGCGCCGGTTTCGGCAGCACCTTCGGAGGCGCCTTCCGGTCACTGGCCCCGCTGGTCGGCGCCGAGCGGCGGGCCGAGCTGTTCGCCGCCATGTACACCGTCAGCTACCTGGCCTTCAGCCTGCCCGCCGTGGTCGCCGGCGCCCTGGTGCCGGTCCTCGGGCTGCGCACCACCGCCGACGGCTACGGGGCCGCGGTGATCCTGCTCGCGGTCGCCGCCGCGGGCACCGCCCTGTGGCGCCGCGCGCCCGCGACGGCGGGCCGCCCGACCGGGTGA